The following coding sequences are from one Kosakonia sp. H02 window:
- the lysA gene encoding diaminopimelate decarboxylase, with protein MPRSLHQTETDLNAANLLKLPAEFGCPVWVYDAQIIRGQIAKLREFDVIRFAQKACSNIHILRLMREQGVKVDSVSLGEIERALAAGYDPKTHPDDIVFTADVLDDATIARVSELGIAVNAGSVDMLEQLGAVSPGHRVWLRVNPGFGHGHSQKTNTGGENSKHGIWYGDMGAALDVMQRYQLKLAGIHMHIGSGVDYGHLEQVCGAMVQQVVEFGQDLHAISAGGGLSVPYREGEEPVDTAHYYGLWNAAREQIARHLGHAVKLEIEPGRFLVAESGVLVSQVRSVKNMGSRHFVLIDAGFNDLMRPAMYGSYHHITALAADGRDLQHQPLIDTVVAGPLCESGDVFTQQEGGKVETRALPAVKAGDYLVLHDTGAYGASMSSNYNSRPLLPEVLFDNGVARLIRRRQTIEELIGLELI; from the coding sequence ATGCCACGCTCATTACACCAGACCGAAACAGACCTGAACGCCGCCAACCTGCTGAAGCTGCCCGCTGAATTTGGCTGCCCGGTGTGGGTTTATGATGCACAAATCATTCGCGGGCAAATCGCTAAACTGCGCGAATTCGACGTGATCCGTTTTGCGCAGAAAGCCTGTTCCAACATTCATATTTTGCGCCTGATGCGCGAGCAGGGCGTGAAAGTGGATTCTGTGTCGCTGGGGGAAATCGAGCGCGCGCTGGCGGCGGGTTACGATCCGAAAACTCACCCGGACGATATTGTTTTCACTGCCGATGTGCTGGATGACGCGACGATTGCGCGAGTCAGTGAACTGGGCATTGCGGTGAACGCCGGTTCAGTGGATATGCTGGAGCAGCTTGGTGCAGTATCGCCGGGCCATCGCGTCTGGCTGCGGGTCAACCCCGGTTTTGGTCACGGCCACAGCCAAAAAACCAACACCGGCGGCGAAAACAGTAAACACGGGATCTGGTACGGCGATATGGGCGCGGCGCTGGACGTGATGCAGCGTTACCAGTTGAAACTGGCGGGCATTCACATGCATATCGGTTCCGGTGTGGATTACGGCCATCTTGAGCAAGTGTGCGGCGCAATGGTGCAGCAGGTGGTGGAATTCGGCCAGGATCTGCACGCTATTTCGGCGGGCGGCGGCTTGTCGGTTCCTTATCGTGAAGGTGAGGAACCGGTCGATACCGCCCACTATTACGGGCTGTGGAATGCGGCGCGTGAGCAAATCGCCAGGCATCTGGGCCATGCGGTAAAACTGGAGATCGAACCGGGGCGCTTCCTGGTGGCCGAATCCGGCGTGCTGGTCTCACAGGTACGCAGCGTGAAAAACATGGGCAGCCGCCATTTTGTGCTGATCGACGCCGGGTTTAACGACCTGATGCGCCCGGCAATGTACGGCAGCTATCACCACATTACGGCGCTGGCCGCCGATGGCCGCGACCTTCAGCATCAACCGTTGATCGACACCGTGGTTGCCGGGCCGCTGTGTGAATCCGGCGATGTCTTTACCCAGCAAGAGGGCGGCAAAGTGGAAACCCGCGCGCTGCCGGCGGTGAAAGCGGGGGATTATTTAGTGCTGCATGATACCGGTGCGTATGGTGCGTCGATGTCCTCTAATTACAACAGCCGCCCGCTGCTGCCGGAAGTGCTGTTTGATAATGGCGTTGCGCGCCTGATCCGCCGTCGCCAGACCATTGAAGAGCTGATTGGTCTCGAACTCATTTAA
- a CDS encoding LysR family transcriptional regulator: protein MPAVNLRHIEIFHAVMTTGNLTEAAAMLHTSQPTVSRELARFEKVLGLKLFERTRGRLHPTVQGLRLFEEVQRSWYGLDRIVSAAESLREFRQGELSIACLPVFSQSFLPLLLQPFLARYPDVSLNIVPQESPLLEEWLSAQRHDLGLTETLSTPAGTERTPLLTCNEVCVMPQDHPLAQKNVLTPTDFQGENYISLSRTDSYRQLLDALFTEHQVKRRMVLETHSAASVCAMVRAGVGISVVNPLTALDYAASGVAVRRFSIDVPFTVSLIRPLHRPASALVEAFTHHLQAATAQVSEPLAAMLGER from the coding sequence ATGCCTGCCGTTAATCTGCGCCATATCGAAATCTTTCACGCCGTGATGACCACCGGCAACCTGACGGAAGCCGCTGCCATGCTGCACACCTCGCAGCCGACGGTTAGCCGCGAACTGGCACGTTTTGAAAAAGTGCTTGGGCTAAAGCTATTTGAACGTACGCGCGGGCGCTTACACCCGACGGTGCAAGGGCTGCGGCTGTTTGAAGAGGTGCAGCGCTCCTGGTACGGGCTGGACCGGATTGTCAGCGCGGCAGAAAGCCTGCGCGAGTTCCGCCAGGGTGAACTATCCATTGCCTGTTTGCCGGTGTTTTCCCAATCGTTTTTACCGCTGCTGTTGCAGCCGTTTCTGGCCCGCTATCCGGATGTCAGCCTGAATATCGTGCCGCAGGAATCCCCGCTGCTGGAAGAGTGGCTCTCAGCCCAGCGCCACGATTTGGGTTTAACCGAAACCCTCAGCACGCCGGCAGGCACCGAGCGCACGCCGCTGCTGACCTGTAATGAAGTGTGCGTGATGCCCCAGGATCATCCGCTGGCACAAAAAAACGTGCTGACCCCGACGGATTTTCAGGGTGAGAATTACATCAGTTTGTCGCGCACTGACAGCTACCGGCAGTTGCTGGATGCGCTGTTTACTGAACATCAGGTGAAACGGCGGATGGTGCTGGAAACCCACAGCGCGGCGTCGGTGTGCGCGATGGTGCGCGCCGGGGTCGGCATTTCGGTGGTGAACCCGCTCACGGCGCTCGATTATGCCGCCAGCGGCGTGGCGGTGCGGCGTTTCAGTATTGATGTGCCGTTTACCGTCAGCCTCATTCGCCCGCTGCATCGCCCGGCGTCTGCGCTGGTCGAGGCCTTTACCCATCATTTGCAGGCAGCCACGGCGCAGGTTAGCGAGCCGCTGGCTGCCATGCTGGGCGAGCGTTAA
- a CDS encoding aspartate/glutamate racemase, with product MKTIGLLGGMSWESTIPYYRLINEGVKARLGGLHSASLLLHSVDFHDIETCQATAQWHKAGEILAQAAAGLEQAGAQAIVLCTNTMHKVAGQIEERCQIPFLHIADATGRAIENAGQHNVALLGTRYTMEQDFYRGRLEKQFGIKTSVPGPEDRERINQIIFDELCLGTFSDESRYYFMNLIKQMADEGAQGVIFGCTEIGLLLPQTHSPIKVFDTTALHAADAVDFMLS from the coding sequence ATGAAAACGATAGGTTTGCTGGGTGGCATGAGCTGGGAATCGACCATTCCCTACTATCGCCTGATCAACGAGGGCGTCAAAGCCCGCCTCGGTGGCTTACACTCCGCCAGTTTGCTGTTGCACAGCGTGGATTTTCACGACATAGAGACCTGCCAGGCGACGGCGCAGTGGCACAAAGCCGGAGAAATTCTCGCCCAGGCGGCGGCCGGTCTGGAGCAGGCGGGCGCACAGGCGATTGTGCTGTGCACCAACACCATGCACAAAGTGGCCGGGCAAATTGAAGAACGCTGCCAGATTCCATTCCTGCATATTGCCGATGCCACCGGCCGGGCGATTGAAAATGCCGGTCAGCACAACGTCGCGCTGCTCGGTACGCGCTACACCATGGAGCAGGATTTCTATCGCGGGCGTCTGGAAAAACAGTTCGGCATCAAAACGTCTGTACCAGGCCCGGAAGACAGAGAACGCATCAACCAAATCATCTTTGATGAACTCTGTCTCGGTACGTTCAGCGATGAGTCGCGCTACTATTTTATGAATTTGATCAAGCAGATGGCGGATGAAGGCGCGCAGGGGGTCATTTTCGGCTGTACCGAAATTGGCCTGCTGCTGCCCCAAACCCATAGTCCGATTAAAGTGTTCGACACCACGGCGCTGCATGCCGCCGATGCGGTGGATTTTATGCTCTCTTAA
- a CDS encoding cupin domain-containing protein, which produces MFIFHKDTQLDDLGNGVTRRILAHGGKMMAVEVMFEQGAIGPMHNHPHEQLTYVLSGEFEFTIGDEKHIVTAGDTLYKQPHIMHGCVCLKPGTLLDTFTPVREDFLKS; this is translated from the coding sequence ATGTTTATCTTTCATAAAGACACGCAACTTGACGATTTGGGCAACGGTGTCACCCGCCGCATTCTGGCCCATGGGGGCAAAATGATGGCGGTCGAAGTTATGTTCGAACAAGGTGCCATCGGCCCAATGCACAACCATCCTCACGAGCAACTCACCTATGTGTTATCCGGGGAGTTCGAATTTACCATTGGTGATGAGAAACATATCGTCACCGCAGGCGATACTCTTTATAAGCAACCGCACATTATGCACGGCTGCGTGTGCCTGAAACCGGGAACGTTGCTCGACACCTTTACGCCAGTGCGTGAAGATTTCTTAAAATCCTGA